The Hyperolius riggenbachi isolate aHypRig1 chromosome 3, aHypRig1.pri, whole genome shotgun sequence genome window below encodes:
- the BTG1 gene encoding protein BTG1 — MYSHYARVNMKPEIIAAVAFISKFLRTKGLTNDRELQTFNQSLQELLSDHYRHHWFPEKPSKGSAYRCIRINHKMDPLIGQAADRIGLSSREMFKLLPSELTLWIDPYEVSYRIGEDGSICVLYEAVPSSSSSHNGSLPLVESRISCKDELLLGRTSPSKTYNMMTVSG, encoded by the exons ATGTATTCCCACTACGCCCGAGTCAACATGAAGCCAGAAATCATCGCGGCTGTGGCCTTTATCTCCAAGTTCCTACGCACTAAGGGGCTCACCAATGACCGGGAGCTGCAGACCTTCAACCAGTCCTTGCAAGAGCTGCTATCAG ACCACTATAGACATCACTGGTTTCCTGAGAAACCTTCTAAAGGTTCTGCCTATCGTTGCATTCGGATAAACCATAAGATGGATCCCTTGATAGGGCAAGCAGCAGACCGTATTGGACTGAGCAGCCGAGAAATGTTCAAACTTCTGCCAAGTGAACTCACCTTGTGGATTGATCCCTATGAAGTCTCTTATCGCATTGGTGAGGATGGTTCCATATGTGTACTTTATGAAGCTGTACCATCAAGCAGCAGTAGTCACAATGGAAGCTTGCCTCTGGTTGAGAGCAGAATCAGCTGTAAAGATGAACTTCTTCTTGGTCGAACAAGTCCCTCTAAAACATACAACATGATGACTGTATCTGGTTAA